Proteins encoded by one window of Lates calcarifer isolate ASB-BC8 linkage group LG5, TLL_Latcal_v3, whole genome shotgun sequence:
- the LOC108882269 gene encoding NACHT, LRR and PYD domains-containing protein 12-like isoform X3: protein MLLSSAPRPARRIIKTPQIQLSQSEGESTVTKTSAPLPVRWWWWGVMMTSQVLFDTLGHLGKDEFHNFKWHLQQGDGYSYSAIPKGKLEDAERRDTVDLMMQTYTPRKAVVVTRRILEKINRNDLVERLSGTRSGSEAVIVPVPESQPITYYQGKLQSNLQNRFMCAQEGWAQKKDEQCLADIYTELYVTAGADVHINTQHEVRQIEKPGKPADTEKSVKPSDMFKHPSGKYRPIKTLLTNGIAGIGKTFLVHKFVLDWAEKRTNQDVHLIFPFTFRQLNSMKGEKFHLVELIHECIPETKHISDDALMYVFKNLEESGNSNFDKSEFKLLFILDGLDESRLQLDCTTNEKPEGDFVVTESTSVDVLLTNLIRGKLLPSARLWITTRPAAANQIHSDFVNMVTEVRGFTDPQKEEYFRKRFRDEDQASRIISHIKTSRSLHIMCHIPVFCWITATVLEDVLKTREGGELPKTLTEMYTEFLVFQINQTKKKYGPEKKMQYIKSLAKLAFQQLEEGNIIFYEKDLKESGVDVNGASKCSGVFTEIFKEERGRKDEDKIFSFVHLSVQEFLAAVYVRMSLFKHNRNVMCEPATTIQQLRMVFSQMSVAEIHRIAINKALQSTNGHLDLFLRFLLGLSQEPSQKLLPDLLKNTISISEAHQETVKYIKKKLSENLSPEKSINLFHCLNELNDRSLVEEIQQSLSSGSLSTGYLSPAQWSALVFILLSSEKDLDVFDLKKYSASEEALLRLLPVVKASNKALLSGCNLSERSCEALSSVLSSQSSSLRDLDLSNNNLKDSGVKLLSARLESPHCRLETLRLSSCNLSERSCEALSSVLSSESSSLRDLDLSNNDLQDSGVKLLSDGLENPHCRMENLGLSGCLISEEGCSSLVSALRSNPSYLRELDLSYNHPGDSGVKLLSDGLEDPDWRLDTLRVEHGGEQRLRPGVRKYSCELELDTNTVNRNLKLSDNNRTVTAIREKQPYPDHPDRFDGWHQLLCRTGLTGRCYWEVEWRGLVHIAVTYRGIRRKGLGDDCWFGGNNQSWSLSCSDIDGYSVWHNNEETDVPTPPTPSSSSSVSNRVAVYVDCPAGSLSFYRVSSDSLIHLHTFNTTFTEPLYPGFKLWCRCSSGSLVVLRSVW from the exons atgttgttgtccTCAGCTCCTCGTCCTGCTCGTCGGATCATAAAGACTCCACAGATTCAACTGTCTCAGTCTGAAGGAGAATCAACAGTCACCAAGacttcagctcctcttcctgT gcggtggtggtggtggggggtcaTGATGACATCACAGGTCCTCTTTGACACACTGGGACATCTGGGAAAAGACGAATTCCACAACTTCAAATGGCATCTGCAGCAGGGTGACGGTTACAGCTACTCAGCCATCCCAAAGGGCAAACTGGAGGATGCAGAGCGGCGGGACACAGTAGATCTGATGATGCAGACCTACACACCTCGGAAAGCCGTGGTGGTGACCAGGAGGATTTTAGAGAAGATCAACAGGAATGATCTGGTGGAGCGATTGTCTGGCACCAGGTCAGGATCAGAAG CTGTGATAGTTCCAGTGCCAGAATCACAACCTATCACATATTACCAAGGAAAGCTTCAGTCAAACCTCCAGAACAGGTTCATGTGTGCACAAGAAGGGTGGGCACAGAAGAAGGATGAGCAGTGTCTGGCTGATATCTACACAGAGCTGTACGTCACAGCTGGGGCTGACGTCCATATCAACACACAgcatgaggtcagacagattgagAAACCAGGAaaaccagcagacacagagaaatcGGTTAAACCCAGTGACATGTTCAAACACCCCTCTGGAAAATACAGACccataaaaacactgctgacCAATGGAATCGCAGGAATTGGAAAAACGTTCCTTGTGCACAAGTTTGTGTTGGACTGGGCTGAAAAAAGAACCAATCAAGACGTTCATCTAATTTTCCCCTTCACCTTCCGTCAGCTGAATTCAATGAAGGGAGAAAAGTTTCATTTGGTAGAGCTCATTCATGAATGTATCCCAGAAACCAAGCACATCAGTGACGACGCTCTTATGTACGTTTTTAAAAACTTAGAGGAATCAGGAAACAGCAACTTTGACAAAAGTGAATTCaagcttttgtttattttggatgGACTGGATGAGAGCCGCCTTCAATTGGACTGCACCACAAATGAAAAGCCGGAAGGTGACTTTGTTGTGACAGAGTCCACTTCAgtggacgtgctgctgacaaacctaatcagggggaaactgcttccctctgctcgcctctggataaccacacgacctgcagcagccaatcagatccaTTCTGATTTTGTcaacatggtgacagaggtcagagggttcactgacccacagaaggaggagtatttcaggaagaggttcagagatgaggatcaggccagcaggatcatctcccacatcaagacctcacgaagcctccacatcatgtgtcacatcccagtcttctgctggatcactgctacagttctggaggatgtgttgaaaaccagagagggaggagagctgcccaagaccctgactgagatgtacACCGAATTCCTGGTGTTTCAGATCAACCAGACAAAAAAGAAGTATGGcccagaaaagaaaatgcagtaCATTAAATCTCTGGCAAAACTGGCTTTTCAGCAGCTGGAAGAAGGCAACATCATCTTCTATGAGAAAGACTTAAAAGAAAGTGGTGTTGATGTCAATGGGGCCTCGAAGTGTTCTGGTGTGTTCACAGAGATCTTTAAAGAAGAGCGTGGGAGGAAGGATGAAGACAAGATATTCAGCTTTGTgcatctgagtgttcaggagtttctaGCTGCTGTTTATGTGAGGATGTCGCTCtttaaacacaacagaaatgtgATGTGTGAGCCAGCAACAACCATTCAGCAACTGCGGATGGTTTTCAGTCAAATGTCTGTGGCAGAAATCCACAGGATTGCTATTAACAAGGCCTTACAGAGTacaaatggacacctggacttGTTCCTCCGTttcctcctgggtctttcacAAGAACCCAGTCAGAAACTCCTACCAGACCTGCTAAAGAACACAATAAGTATTTCAGAGGCCCATCAGGAAACTGTTaagtacatcaagaagaagcTCAGTGAGAATCTTTCtccagagaaaagcatcaacctgttccactgcctgaatgaactgaatgatcgttcTCTAGTAGAGGAGATCCAACAGTCCCTGAGTTCAGGAAGTCTGTCCACAGGTTATCTCTCTCCGGCTCaatggtcagctctggtcttcatcttactgtcatcagaaaaagatctggacgtgtttgacctgaagaaatactctgcttcagaggaggctcttctgaggctgctgccagtggtcaaagcctcCAACAAAGCTCT actgagtggctgtaacctctcagagagaagctgtgaagctctgtcctcagttctcagctcccagtcctctagtctgagagatctggacctgagtaacaacaacctgaaggattcaggagtgaaacTGTTGTCTGCTAgactggagagtccacactgcagactggagactctcag ACTGAGcagctgtaacctctcagagagaagctgtgaagctctgtcctcagttctcagttctgagtcctctagtctgagagatctggacctgagtaacaatgacctgcaggattcaggagtgaaacTGCTCTCAGATGGACTGGAGAATCCTCACTGCAGAATGGAAAATCTTGG tctgtcaggttGTCTGATCTCAGAGGaaggctgttcttctctggtctcagctctgagatcCAACCCCTCCtatctgagagagctggacctgagctacaatcatccaggagactcaggagtgaagctgctgtctgatGGACTGGAGGATCCAGACTGGAGACTTGACACTCTCAG GGTGGAACATGGTGGAGAACAGAGGTTGAGACCTGGTGTGAGGAAGT attccTGTGAACTGGAACTGGatacaaacacagtgaacagaaacCTCAAACtttctgacaacaacaggacaGTCACAGCCATAAGAGAGAAGCAGCCATAccctgatcatccagacagatttgatgGCTGgcatcagctgctgtgtagaactggtctgactggtcgctgttactgggaggtcgagTGGAGAGGACTGGTTCATATAGCAGTGActtacagaggaatcagaaggaaAGGACTCGGTGATGACTGCTGGTTCGGAGGAAATAatcagtcctggagtctgagctgctctgatATTGATGGTTACTCTGTCTGGCACAATAACGAAGAAACAGATgtccccaccccccccaccccctcctcctcctcctctgtctctaacagagtagcagtttatgtggactgtcctgctggctctctgtccttctacagagtctcctctgactctctgatccacctccacaccttcaacaccacctTCACTGAACCTCTATATCCTGGGTTTAAGCTGTGGTGCAGGTGCTCGTCTGGTTCCTTGGTGGTTTTGCGCTCTGTGTGGTag